The following nucleotide sequence is from bacterium.
CGCCACTGAACTCTATCGTTAGACTTAAAGGAGAAAAAAGTGACACAGAAAGAAATCTTCGAGTTTATCAACAAAAACATGTCTTGCACGTTGGCAACATGCGTTGACAACAAACCCCATGTTCGCGGGATGTGGATGTATAGGGCTGATGAGAAAGGCATTATTTTTCACACGGGCGTGATGAGAGACCTGTATAAACAACTTCTGACAAACCCTAATATTGAGTTGTGTTTTCATAATGCCGATCCGCAGAACTTAATGCAAGTCCGTGTCAGTGGAATTGCCGTACAGGAAAACGACAACAAATTAAGAGAGGAGATTATTTCCCAAAGACCTTTCCTTAAGCCGATTGTCGCTCAACATGGGCAGGAGTGTATTGCTGTATTTCGCGTCAAAGAGATGGTGGCCAGTGTTTGGTCAATGGCAAAAAACCTCGAGCCAAAGGAAATTGTCGTCATAAAAGAAGGAGAGAATTAGAGAGAATTAGGGTCTGACCTCGAATATAGAATTTAAATTTATAAAAAAGAGAAGATTAAGAAGAAAAGAAAAAGACGGCGGAGCAAATCTTTTCCTAACAAATCGTTGCAGCGGACGGCGGGGGACTATGCCGTGGTCAGAGTTTTGTGGTCTCTCAAAGTTTTATCTTGCTATCAAACTTTTGTGGTAATTCTCCCCGCCGCACCTGAACTTTATCGTTAGTTGCCCCCAGCAGAAGACGAGAGTGCGTAGCGTGGCCGAGAAACCCGAAAGTTCCCAAAGAAGTTTGCCCGAAGGCGACTAAAAATAAATCTATGCGAATTTTTATATGGAACCTTTAGAAATT
It contains:
- a CDS encoding pyridoxamine 5'-phosphate oxidase family protein; protein product: MTQKEIFEFINKNMSCTLATCVDNKPHVRGMWMYRADEKGIIFHTGVMRDLYKQLLTNPNIELCFHNADPQNLMQVRVSGIAVQENDNKLREEIISQRPFLKPIVAQHGQECIAVFRVKEMVASVWSMAKNLEPKEIVVIKEGEN